A portion of the Mustela erminea isolate mMusErm1 chromosome 19, mMusErm1.Pri, whole genome shotgun sequence genome contains these proteins:
- the PDP2 gene encoding pyruvate dehydrogenase [acetyl-transferring]-phosphatase 2, mitochondrial, which yields MPSTLPFWILKNSARSGIATLQGGKRLYSRWASNGNEARWRLFSYLPGTRKSSVPCSGFALQKASRHTSTEEDDFQLQLSPQQVNEVLRAGESAHKILDLVSGVPNSVLRFESNQLAANSPVEDRRGIATCLQTNGLMFGIFDGHGGHACAQAVSERLFYYVAVSLMSQQTLERMEGAVESMKPLLPILHWLKRPGDSIYKDVTSVHLDHLRVYWQELLDLHMEMGLNIKEALTHSFQRLDSDISLEVQAPLEDEMTRNLSLQVAFSGATACMAHVDGVHLHVANAGDCRAILGVQEDNGMWSCLPLTCDHNAWNPAELSRLKREHPESEDRTVIVDHRLLGVLMPCRAFGDVQLKWSKELQHSVLERGFDTEALNIYQFTPPHYYTPPYLTAKPEVTYHRLRPQDKFLVLASDGLWDVLGNEEVVRLVVEHLAEAGRHKPDLAQRPANLGLMQSLLLQRKAQGLHAADQNAATRLIRHAIGTNEYGEMEPERLTAMLTLPEDLARMYRDDITVTVVYFNSESIDAYYRGG from the coding sequence ATGCCAAGTACTTTGCCCTTCTGGATCTTAAAAAATTCTGCGAGGAGCGGCATTGCAACATTACAGGGGGGCAAACGTTTATATTCAAGGTGGGCCTCAAATGGAAATGAAGCAAGGTGGAGACTCTTTTCCTACCTACCAGGCACCAGAAAAAGCAGTGTCCCGTGCAGTGGCTTCGCTCTGCAGAAAGCCTCCAGACACACATCAACAGAGGAAGATGACTTTCAGTTGCAGCTCAGCCCTCAGCAGGTAAATGAAGTTCTGCGAGCCGGCGAGTCAGCCCACAAGATTCTTGACCTCGTCAGTGGAGTCCCAAATTCGGTGTTACGGTTTGAGAGCAACCAGCTGGCTGCCAATTCCCCGGTGGAAGACCGTCGAGGTATCGCTACCTGCCTGCAGACCAATGGTCTGATGTTTGGCATCTTTGACGGACACGGTGGCCATGCGTGTGCTCAAGCAGTGAGTGAGAGGCTCTTCTACTATGTGGCCGTGTCACTGATGTCCCAGCAGACCCTGGAGCGGATGGAGGGAGCTGTGGAAAGCATGAAGCCCCTGCTGCCCATCCTGCATTGGCTCAAGCGCCCAGGGGACAGTATCTACAAGGATGTCACGTCTGTGCACCTCGATCACCTCCGTGTCTACTGGCAGGAGCTGCTTGACCTGCACATGGAAATGGGACTCAACATTAAGGAAGCATTAACTCATTCCTTCCAGAGACTGGATTCTGACATCTCGCTGGAAGTCCAGGCCCCCCTGGAAGATGAGATGACAAGGAACCTTTCACTCCAGGTCGCCTTCTCTGGAGCAACAGCTTGCATGGCCCACGTGGATGGAGTTCACTTGCATGTGGCAAACGCTGGTGACTGTCGGGCCATCCTTGGGGTCCAGGAGGACAATGGCATGTGGTCTTGTCTACCCCTCACCTGCGACCATAATGCCTGGAACCCGGCCGAGCTGTCGCGGCTGAAGAGGGAGCACCCTGAGTCAGAGGACAGGACAGTCATCGTGGACCACAGGCTGCTGGGCGTCCTCATGCCCTGCAGGGCCTTTGGGGATGTCCAGCTGAAGTGGAGTAAAGAGCTGCAGCACAGTGTCCTGGAGAGGGGCTTTGACACCGAGGCCCTTAATATTTACCAGTTTACCCCCCCACATTACTATACTCCCCCCTACCTGACTGCCAAGCCTGAGGTCACCTACCACCGGCTGAGACCCCAGGATAAGTTCCTCGTGCTGGCCTCGGATGGTCTGTGGGACGTGCTGGGCAACGAGGAAgtggtgaggctggtggtggagCACCTGGCCGAAGCAGGTCGGCACAAGCCAGACCTGGCCCAGAGACCTGCCAACCTGGGACTCATGCAGAGCCTGCTGCTGCAGAGGAAAGCCCAGGGGCTCCACGCAGCCGACCAAAACGCGGCCACACGTCTGATCAGACACGCCATAGGGACCAATGAGTACGGGGAGATGGAGCCTGAGCGGCTGACAGCGATGCTGACGTTGCCAGAGGACTTGGCGAGGATGTACAGGGATGACATCACTGTCACGGTGGTGTATTTTAACTCAGAATCAATAGATGCCTATTACAGGGGGGGTTGA